Proteins encoded together in one Diabrotica undecimpunctata isolate CICGRU chromosome 3, icDiaUnde3, whole genome shotgun sequence window:
- the LOC140437867 gene encoding protein takeout-like codes for MIYKIYFCMLLHFVYEVDPAVVDTPKLPSYFKICPQSAPNLGKCIKKSVEELKPLLIKGIPDLDIPSVEPLHIPEVIIDQGSGPVALKSVYKDIKVYGPSKFIIKDIKVDLEKDKMRIRLFIPRLKVICNYNMEGKIMMMPISGSGKSSSNYTNIDASITIRAEKIEKNNNVYYNVKDFDINFDIGEAEIHFDDLFNGDKDLGEAMNMFLNDNWKQIANEIKPVLEDNIAMIFKKFANKIFHKYPKNVLLPK; via the exons atgatttataaaatatatttttgcatGCTATTGCATTTTGTGTATGAGGTTGATCCTGCGGTGGTAGATACTCCAAAGTTGC catcgtattttaaaatatgtcccCAATCTGCACCGAATTTAGGAAAGTGCATAAAAAAATCAGTAGAGGAACTAAAACCACTGCTAATCAAAGGAATACCTGATCTAGACATACCTAGTGTTGAGCCCCTACATATACCGGAGGTGATTATCGATCAAGGATCGGGGCCTGTTGCGCTCAAATCTGTCTATAAAGATATTAAAGTGTATGGACCTTCTAAATTTATCATTAAGGATATTAA aGTGGACTTAGAGAAGGATAAAATGAGAATTAGATTATTTATACCGCGTCTTAAAGTTATCTGCAACTACAATATGGAAGGAAAAATCATGATGATGCCTATATCTGGCTCAGGAAAAAGTTCTTCGAATTATA CAAATATCGACGCTAGCATTACGATTCGTgctgaaaaaatagaaaaaaataataatgtatactaTAATGTCAAGGATTTTGACATTAACTTCGATATAGGAGAGGCTGAAATTCATTTCGACGACTTATTTAATGGTGATAAAGATTTAG gtGAAGCAATGAATATGTTTCTTAATGACAATTGGAAGCAAATTGCAAATGAAATCAAACCTGTACTCGAAGATAACATAGCAATGATTTTCAAGAAATTCGCcaacaaaatatttcataaataccctaaaaatgttttattgccAAAATAA
- the Arpc3A gene encoding actin-related protein 2/3 complex subunit 3: protein MPAYHSSFLEPSSVVGNIAILPIKTRFKGPGPIQSNEQEQDIIDESLFYFKANVFFRTYEIKSEADRLLIYITLYITECLKKLQKCSTKVQAQNEMRSLAISRFDIPGDPGFPLNSVYSKPASQNDADALKAYLTQLRQEVGMRVCDKVFGDDKKPSKWWLCFAKKKFMDKSLSGPGQ, encoded by the exons atgcCG GCTTATCATTCCAGTTTTTTGGAACCCTCCTCAGTTGTCGGCAACATAGCAATTCTACCAATAAAGACTCGATTCAAAGGGCCGGGTCCCATACAAAGTAATGAACAAGAACAGGATATTATTGATGAATCACTCTTCTACTTCAAAGCCAATGTTTTCTTCAGAACCTATGAAATtaaa tCAGAAGCTGATAGATTGTTGATATACATTACTCTCTACATAACAGAATGTTTGAAGAAGCTACAGAAATGTAGTACTAAAGTTCAAGCTCAGAACGAGATGAGAAGCCTTGCCATATCTAGGTTTGACATACCAGGTGATCCAGGTTTTCCACTTAATTCAGTTTACAG taAACCAGCAAGTCAAAATGATGCTGATGCCTTGAAGGCATATTTGACACAACTCAGACAGGAAGTTGGAATGAGAGTTTGTGATAAGGTCTTTGGTGATGATAAAAAACCCAGCAAGTGGTGGTTGTGCTTTGCCAAAAAGAAGTTTATGGATAAGTCACTATCTGGACCTGGTCAATAA